DNA from Nitrospira sp.:
TCGTAGAACCCTTCCCCCCGCAGCGTTTCTTTCGCCAGTTCGATTCGCTCGAACAGATAGGGAAACCGATCGAGGGACTCGATCACCCGCGAGAGCTGTTCGGCACTGCCGGACCCGGTTTCACCCGTGCGTTCACGCTCAAGACTACGTTGTTTCGCCGTCAACTGCTGATAGACATCTTGAGCGAACGACTGCGTCAACACCTTATCCAGCAACTCGATGCCGAGATCGCGTTGCGAGACGTTCTTGACACCTGCTTGCGAGAGAAATCCTGTCAACGAAGGAAGGCTCAGATAGGGTTGAGACGGGTGCCACGTCGGGGGAAACAGCAGTGAAACTTTCATGCAAGAAGACCTGGATTAGCGAGGAAAATCACAGTATTGAGCGAAATACCCCACGTGGCTTTATACACTCCGCTCCGACTCAAATGCAACCCTTCTCCGCTTCCCTATTCGATCATTTCGCTCTAGGAGCCTTGAAAAAAAAATACGTCCGGCAGCGAATGCAAGAAGGCCCCGAATCATTTGCCGTCGAAGGCAACGACTCGGGGCCTTCCTACTTACAACTAAGGCACGACACTCCTCTCCCACGATCGGAACAGGAGCGGCCTCCTCAGGCCACTAGATTCACGGCATCTTCAGCGTGAACCAGGTGGAGAGGGCCTTCATGCCGTTTCGTTCAATATTCGACCCATCCCACACCGCGAAGGCGATGGGCACCGAAGCGCCCGCCTTGAACTGGGTGTCGTTCGCATCGCTGGTTTCCAGCGAACGCTTCACGACGATACGCCAGGTCGGACCGACGCAGCAGCCGCCCTTGACGGAACCGGCCGGCTCCCACACGCCATTGCCGATCACATCTTGGTGGGCCTGGGTGGTCAACGTGCTGAATCCGTTGGCGTTCAGATCCTCAACGGAGCTGACGCGCAGGGTCGGATCAGACATGATGTTCCCGGACCAAATACCGGAATTGAATGGACCCAGGCTGCGACCGATACGATCCGGATAGGTCACCCCACCGGCCGGTTCTTCGAAGTAGTAGTCCCAGAAGATGCCGGGGTATTGATCATCCACATCCCACATTCCGGCACTATCCTTCCCGATATCCTTCTGCCACTCGGCATTCCACCGCCAAATGTTGACGGTTCCACCGGACTGACCCATACACTGGAACGGCGGGGCTCCCGCCGTGTTGACCGGGAACATGACCGCTGCCTGATCACGAAAATCCTGTGGTCCGATCGCCGTATCGTTCTTGGTCTGATCGGCCCAATCCAGGCGCAGCCCCAGTTCCTTCCCATTGCTGACCGCCTTCACGAACACCGATTTCACCGAAATATTCGGATGCATCGGCGTGGTGATGGTCTGGCCGCTCAATGGAATGATGACACCCGGCACTCCTTCCCAAATGGGGTTCGCACCGTCCATCGGGATTGCCCCCTTGATCGCCTTCACGGGAATGGTCACCGGTTGGCTGACCGCAAGGGGCACCTGCCCGATCGTCAACATGACGCCGACGATCAGCGCAGAGAGCAGAATGCCAAACACCAAACGCTTGTTGCGTGTCTGCATCAGTCTCATTGCGTATGCCCTCCTCTGTAAGATTAATAAGAAAAAAGAACTGAAAACTTATAACGTCTCACGGAAACCGAATCCCGCACTGCCCGCAAACCGAGAACCCCTACGCAGTTCCGACGGGGCCTTCACCCTTCTCGTCATCCTTCTCTTTCGTTTTCTGGTCCATGAAGGACTGGGCCCCGACCTCACTCAGCAGCATGCTCAACTCATTCCCTTTGTCCTGCGCCCCACACTCGTAGGTTTGACCTTCCGGAGCATTGAAGGTAGCTGGTCTATAGTCCGCCTCAGAGTAGGGCTGCACCGTCACCCCGAGGAAGGCGACTTCAAAATCCATCCATTCCGACATGCAATCGGCAATCAGCTTGAACAACCCGGTGTCCGATTTCTTCGCCAACATCCTGCAGAACAACGGCACCCACCGGCCGATATGATTCTTAATGAACTTCTTTTGCGCATCGACCACGATGTCCGTCTTCTCGATCCCATCGTGACAACGCGAATAGGATTCCTTATAGGTCAAGAAATGCATGAATTCGAGTTCGACACTGAGGTGGTCCAGACGCTCATGAACGTCTTTCGAAAGTTCAACTCCGAAGGCCTTATAAAACCCTGCGATGTCCCCCATCACATGGGACTGCGCGAAGACGTGGTCGTTGCCGAAGAGGGTTTCATAAGGCGGACAATCGAGCGTGATCACATTGGTGAACACCCGGCGATGTTCCGTTTGGAGGTCGCCGATTTGCCAATTGACGCACTCGGATGACACCAACTTCTCGATCTGGTCGAACTGCTTCTTCATCAGAGCGATTTTCTGGCTCGCACGTTCGCCTCCGATTCCATCGAGCGCCACGCGAAGACCTTCCAATGCCGCGCGTCCGTCTTCGACGAATTCACCACACTGCAAATAATCCAAAAATTCCTCATCCTCCGGATACAATAAACTCCAGGAGAAGAGAAGGTAGATTTTGCTGCGATTGAGCGCGCGTTCAACGGCCGGCGAATCTTTGATGGGGACCGCCTGCGGGGGAGCGACTGCGGTGGAGGACGGGGAGGTAGGCTGCACGACTTGTTTCGATGTCATACGGATCTTACTCCTCACCTCAACATGTTGCGTATTTTACTCGCACACCACGCAACACCTGAGTCCTGCGGCACAGGAGGCGTATGATAGGTAAAGGAGAAAGGGATGTCAAGCATGAACTCTCTCCTCCTTGCCTTCGCCACAAGTGCCGACGTTTCAATAATTTGCCTGATTTTTTCACCCTTCGAACCGGCTTGATGCAGTGTGAATTCAACGGCCCATCGCACCGGCAGCCAGGTTGCGTGCCGGTGTTACCTTGATCGCAATGCGATCATTGACGGTTTTACAAATCTGCTCGCACATGCCACACCCGACACAATGCTCTTGGGCCACCACCAGACGGAGCGCATCGAAATCCATCGAGAGCGCCTCGACCGGACATTTCGATACGCAGGCATGACAACCCTGCCCCGCGGTACAGACACGGTGCGATACCGTCGCCACCCCCATCCGCACCTCGAAACAATCCGTGACCGGCAAGAGCGCGTCCGTCGCGCAGGCTGCAATACAGGGAAAATCTTCGCACAACTCGCAGGCGACTTGATTCGCAAAAATCACCGGGGTGCCGTTCGATACGTCGCTCACGATCGCCCCCGGCGGACAAGCCTTGATACAGTCGCTGCAGCGCGTGCACCGTTCCAGAAACAGGGATTCATCGACGGCTCCCGGAGGACGCAGCCAGTCGCTTCGCACCGACGGAGCAGGCTGCTCGCGGGGTGCGTCTTTGTGGACCGCAAACTCACGCGCCGCCTTGGCCACCGAGACGACGGAGTCTTTCAGAAAATCACGACGCCCGTATGTTGGATCACCGGCCACCAAAGTCCTCGACTACATCACACCGTCGGCGCGTAACTTGTATACTTCCACGCAACGATCACAAGCCCCATACTCCACATCCCACCCCGGATGGTTCTCGCGAATGAAATCCAGGATGTACCCTTCCACCTTGGTATCCAGATCTTCCACCCATGAATAGGTCGGGAATCGGCACAAGGGACAGGGAAACCCCGGCATGAGCATGACCTTGGTGCCGGTCTCCGGAACTTCTCCGCCCTCGACATCCACGGCGCGATCCAAAATGCGCAACGTGTCGGTCGCCATTTCCACCAATTCGGAATGGGTGAAATAACTCGTCTGCCACAGGCCTTCAAACACCGATTTCAATTGAGCCGGGGGAATCTTCCGATACCACGACCGAAACTCCTTGAACCGGTCTTCCTTCGGCAACATCGGTTCCTTGCCTGCGGCGATCAACCGGCTGTCGACGCTGATATTCCAGAGAATGCGGTAGCGATGCAGAATGAGCGTTTCTTCCCCGGGGTTTTGCCCGACCCTCGTATCGGGATCGTAGCCGAATGCCGGATCGAGCATGTCGTGGATGTGCATCAACTCGTGGCGGCAGTAGCGCGTCAAGGCCGGATCGTAGAACCGTCGCGGAATCAACTTGATGCCGACCCCCTTCAAGCCCTTTTCCTCGAACTGCTTGGCCAGGTCGTGTTCGACGGAGCCCCATTTGCGCAACACATCGACGCCTTCCTGATCTTCCTTCAGCACCCCCTTGACCAACACGATTCCGACACGCTGCTTGAGTTCGGGAAACTCGTTGAATGCATCGCGGATGATGTCGGAGAAACCCCAGATTCCAAACAAATACTGATACAGTTTTTTGAACTCCGCCTCGCGATCATCGAGCGTAAATTTTTCATAGATCGGATCGGCCAGTTCATGAAACTCTTTATAGTACGTCGGATCTCCTTCCCGTTCCGTTTTTTCAATGAAGGAGTCGATCACTTCCTGCAAGAGGGCCGGCTGAAAACGGATCTCCATCGACGACTTGGACGCTTCTA
Protein-coding regions in this window:
- a CDS encoding Anaerobic respiratory reductase chaperone, with the protein product MTSKQVVQPTSPSSTAVAPPQAVPIKDSPAVERALNRSKIYLLFSWSLLYPEDEEFLDYLQCGEFVEDGRAALEGLRVALDGIGGERASQKIALMKKQFDQIEKLVSSECVNWQIGDLQTEHRRVFTNVITLDCPPYETLFGNDHVFAQSHVMGDIAGFYKAFGVELSKDVHERLDHLSVELEFMHFLTYKESYSRCHDGIEKTDIVVDAQKKFIKNHIGRWVPLFCRMLAKKSDTGLFKLIADCMSEWMDFEVAFLGVTVQPYSEADYRPATFNAPEGQTYECGAQDKGNELSMLLSEVGAQSFMDQKTKEKDDEKGEGPVGTA